A single region of the Spirochaeta lutea genome encodes:
- the galE gene encoding UDP-glucose 4-epimerase GalE: MKVLIIGGAGYIGSHVRLAMTEAGHQVHIFDNLSSGLRENLTPDTGFTHGDILHYQNLVQTMREQGPFDAVIHLAALKAAGESMIKPEKYSVANITGTLNILNAMCETGISRIVFSSSAATFGEPQYLPLDEDHPANPENYYGFTKLEIERFLAWYDKLKGIKFAALRYFNAAGYDSQGRISGLERNPANLLPVIMEVAAGLRKELQIFGNDYDTPDGTGVRDYVHVTDLASGHVKALEYITNHQESLLVNLGSETGISVTEMLETARRITQRQIPAKTVPRRPGDPAKLYATSARAKSLLGWEAKHSSVEELVATTWQAYIKALSLD, encoded by the coding sequence ATGAAGGTACTTATCATCGGAGGAGCAGGGTACATCGGAAGCCACGTCCGGCTGGCCATGACCGAGGCAGGGCATCAGGTTCACATTTTTGACAACCTCTCCTCGGGTCTACGGGAAAACCTTACCCCGGACACAGGATTTACCCACGGAGACATCCTCCATTACCAGAACCTGGTTCAAACCATGAGGGAGCAGGGACCCTTTGATGCAGTCATCCATCTTGCAGCCCTAAAGGCAGCCGGCGAGAGCATGATTAAGCCTGAGAAATACTCGGTAGCAAACATCACCGGCACCCTGAACATCCTGAACGCCATGTGCGAAACCGGCATCTCCCGGATAGTCTTCAGCTCCAGCGCAGCCACCTTCGGCGAACCCCAGTACCTTCCCCTGGATGAAGACCATCCCGCCAACCCGGAAAATTACTACGGCTTCACGAAACTGGAAATCGAGCGCTTTCTGGCCTGGTACGATAAACTCAAGGGAATCAAGTTCGCAGCCCTGCGCTACTTTAACGCCGCGGGATACGACAGCCAGGGCCGTATCAGCGGACTAGAACGAAACCCTGCAAACCTGCTGCCTGTCATTATGGAGGTTGCCGCCGGCCTACGAAAGGAACTGCAGATCTTCGGTAACGATTACGACACCCCCGACGGAACCGGCGTCCGGGACTATGTCCACGTCACCGACCTGGCATCCGGGCACGTTAAGGCCCTGGAATACATCACCAACCACCAGGAAAGCCTGCTGGTTAACCTGGGAAGCGAAACCGGCATTTCAGTTACCGAAATGCTGGAAACCGCCCGCCGCATTACCCAGCGGCAGATTCCCGCCAAGACCGTCCCCCGGCGACCCGGCGACCCAGCCAAGCTCTACGCCACCAGCGCCCGGGCGAAATCCCTCCTGGGATGGGAGGCCAAGCACAGCTCCGTAGAAGAATTGGTAGCCACAACCTGGCAGGCGTACATCAAGGCCCTGTCCCTCGATTAG